The following is a genomic window from Balneolaceae bacterium.
TTAAAACCTCATAGGTAAAATTGGTTTTTTGGCTAAGTATACTCTCCAAACATTCTGCTATAAACTGTTCGTGCTGGTAGGCCGGTACACAGACTGATACCAACGGCTCATTGTGATTAACCGTTTTATTCAGTCCTAAAAATTCTTCATTTGGATTAAACCTTTCATCGAACTTTTGCTTTACAAATGCAGTTCGTCCGTCTTTAAGTGACATACACTACACTGTATTATTTTATTCTAATTTGCTGAAAATCTATTTTTTTATATGAAATTGGATAAAATGCAATCATAAATGTCATATTGGAGAGATACTACTTAACATCAGTTCGAGATAAGAATGACATTATTAAATGAACACTTCATATTGAGCGCCCCGAAGCGATCACATTATGATAATTTCGAGGATGCATTTCCATCGAAATAGCCCTGAACTATCGGGGAAGTAAAAAAATGAGTTTTCTGTTCCACAGTACTATCTCATATCCTATGCTTCGTGTACTACTTTCTTTTGGGAATCCTTGTCTTTTTCATCCAAGAGGAAGCTCTCACTGTGCATATCTGATTCTGAAAGGGGTTCCCGAGTTTCATTATCTGCTTCTTCTTTTCCAAACTCATTGGGTACAAAATTCTCAATGAAATTTCTTTTTCGGCCATTGGTCGGAAAAAGTAATACACACAAAGTTAATAGAGAGAAGAGAAGCCAGGTATTCGATAAATAATTGGATAATATAATTGTAGATCCAAGTATGATAACATTTATCGCAAGAAGAAATACAACTATATGAGCATGATTAAAACCTGTTCTCATTAAATGATGATGAACATGATCGTTATCAGCATCAAAGGGAGATTTTCCATTAAACATTCGAACAATAAATATTCGCAGTGTATCATAAAGGGGCACGACAAGAACAGCTGCTACAATAACAGGCACGGCATCTTCCCAGTAAACCACATCCGAAATCGTTAGTGAATGTTCTACAAAATTAATTGCTAATACTGATATATAGAGCCCAATCACTAAAGACCCGGTATCCCCCATAAATATTTTTGCCGGCGGGAAATTAAACCACAAAAAACCAAGAATAGAACCTGTTAGAATAAAAGAAAATGCTGCCCAATGATATAGTCCTGCTTTATAGAACCAATACCCAAAAAATAGCGATGCCAAAACACCAATACTCCCTCCAAGTCCATCAATTCCATCAATAAGATTATGTGAATTTATAATTACAATAACAGAAAAGAACGTAAGAGGTATGCCAAACCACGGCGATATAGACTCCGCTCCAAAAACCCCACCCAAATTTGTAAACTGAATGCCTGTGCCAAAAATAATAAGTGCTGCTGCTAAAAATTGAGCTCCTAATTTTTTACTGGGTGAAATGACAATTAAGTCATCCTTTAGGCCGGCAGCAAACAATATAATTGAGGCTGCAACAAAATATCCAAACCCACTTATATCATCGGCGTACGAACTCGCAGAAAAAGTAACCATAAATGCCGTAAAGATCGCAACCCCACCAAGTGTAGGCACTAACCCGGTGTGCAGTTTGTGGTGCCCGGCTCCATTATCAAAAAGTCTTTTCCTCTTTGAAACTAATAGTAATACAGGAACTAATGTCTTGGAGATTAAAAATGCTATTATACTACAAAGCCCTATTATATAAATTGCAGAAATTTCCATGCAGATGATTTAAACAGGTTTTAACTCTCTTCTTTCCTGTTTTAAATTTTCATTTTTGATTGAACCAATATACCTAAATTATTTTCAGAGTTCCATAAAAGTATAAAGAAGCCAGAATACTTCTCACTCAGGTAGTTCGAATTTTATTAGCTTATCTTTTAATTTTATTTTGAGTATATTAGAAGTATTGATGTAATTTTCTTAGCGGTTTTAAAATAGGAGTATAGAATTTTGGCTTAAGCCCGTTAATTGCCCATGCTTTCCTGTCATTTTTGTTTGCTCGTATCCGGTTCAGGATTGATTCATTACTTACTCCCCCTGTTCTCATTTTGATAAGTGTTTTCGGAAGATAGGCAACACTGATTTTGTGCTTGTGCAAAAACCGAAGCATGATTTCATAGTCGGCAGCGGTTCCCAGCTCCAGGTTGAACATCCCGTATTTTTCATAAATATCTTTTTTTACCAAAAACGTTGGATGGGGAGGCATCCAGCCGTTTTTAAACATCCCATTTTTATATCGGCCGCTTTTCCATTTTCTCAGTACATTATCGGGATTCTTATGGCTCACATAAACCAAATCTGCATAACAGGAATCCACTTTTTTTTTCTTAAATAATTGAACCATATCATTTACAGCATCCGGGTATGCATAGATATCATCCGCATTCAGAAAAGCGATAATTTCTCCATTCGCCATTTGAATACCCTTGTTCATTGCATCATATATCCCTCTGTCCTTTTCGGAGATCCATCGATCGATAACATCCAGATTTTTTTGAATAATCTCTAACGTTGCGTCGTTGGAGTCACCATCCAGAAGGATATACTCTATGTCAGGATAAGTCTGTGATTTCACACTATCGATCGTATCCTGTATTGTATTCTCGGCATTAAGTGCTACTGTTATTATGGATACTTTCATTATTTAAGACGTAGTAATTTGAAATCCCATAAAAACTCCAGAAGAAATTATCTGTTATACGTAACAGATTTATACAAATTAATATACTCCTCGTATCGATCTTTACAATCATAAAGTTCTTCAGCTCGTCTCCTACAAGCTGAAGTCATTTCAGGTTTATTTACAGATAAATGTTCTGCGGCCTTCTTTAAGGCTTTTATATCTCCACACGGCACAACCATCCCTGTATTTGAGTCAATGGCTTCAGGACTACCCCCCGTATCATATGTAATCACAGGAGTACCGCAAGCAAGAGCTTCCAGGTTCGTAGTTGGAAAGTTATCTTCATACGTAGGATTCAAAAAAACATCAGCCCGATTATACCACTCAGTCAGCTTTTGAATATTTTCTGTTCGAGTTATTCCCAATATTCCGCTTGGCAATTGTCTTTTTTGTTTTTTTGTCACACCAATTAGTACAATCTGGTATTCTTCAGCAAGCAAATCGTATAATTCTATAAAATCATCCAATCCCTTGCGTTCCTCCCAAATACTGGCGACACCCAATAATACCTTTTTCCCTTTTGTAAGTTTAAGTTCGTTCATGGATTCTTTAATGACTCTGAACTGTGATACATCAATTCCTGAAGGAATTACTTTAACAGGATATTCCTTCAGGAACGATTTTCCTACTAAGTCTTTCAGCCATTGGCTGTGCGTTACGATTGTAGTATTTGGATGACCTGTAAATATCTTTTGTTTATCACTAAAATTTCGAAAACTGTTATCCCAATAGAAACTTTTCGGATAGCTTTGAGTTTGAGGACATTCTTTACAATGTGTTTTCCACTTTTCACATCCTACTTTTGTAAAATAAGCACAATGCCCCGTAAAAGACCAACAATCAAAAAGTGTCCAAACGAGCGGAATTTGCCTCTTTTTTAAATAATTAAACAACACTTCAATGTTTAAATAGTATCCATGCAGATTATGTAAGCCTATGGCATCCGGTTTGATTCGGTCTATTTCCTGGGTCAGCTCAACGGTTGATTTTTTAGATGCGAAACCATGGCGGTCGGCTAGACGAGTATATAAACCATGCCACAATACATCTGCTTTTGTTCCTATCTTGATCAATTCCGACTGACTGTGCCGCTCATTTCGCCCAAAAGCAATGTGGCTTGTATGGCCTTCGCTAATAAGCTGCTTCCCAATGTCCTCAGTTATTCGCCCTGTAGAACCGGTGTTTACAACTGTGTTTATTTGAAGAATTCTCATTTGTTATTCGTGATAAACTCAAAATAATGTTGACTTACTTTTTCAAGGGAAAATTTTTTTACCAATTCTCTTGAAGCTGTACCCTGTCGCTCACGCAATTCTCGATTATCAATTAACCTTTGGAGTTTTTTTATAAAATCATCATCATCAAAAAGAGAAATTAAAAAGCCATTTTCCTTATCAACGATTAAATCGGAAGGTCCGGCAACACAATCGTAACTGACTATCGGCAAACCTGAAGCCATCGCTTCTCCTATAACATTTGGAAATCCCTCTGAACTGGATGTAAACGCAAAGATATCAGCCTTTTCATAATATTTATCAACATTTTTAACTTCACCGGTTAATTTTACACGTTCCTCTAACCCGTATTCTTTTATCTGATCAGACAGTTTACTGTAATTATCCTGCCTTAAAGCATTCCCACCAACGATTATTAATTTCCAACCGGGTGCATTAAGATTTTTGAATATGTTAATTAATCGATCATGATGTTTCGTCTCAATCAAACGGCCCACAGACAAAATGACCTTTTCACTTTTTTCTTTTTTTAGATTAAATCGTGTTTCAATTGGATTCGGAATAACCCTGATGTTATTATGATTAAACAATTCTGAGTAAAATTCTTTCATTTTTGAAGTTTGAGCAATAATTCCTTCTGATTTAGGATATAAGTATTTTCGAAGGAAAGTATGAAACTTACTATAAGAAGCTAAAGGTGAGCATCTGTCTGTAATAAACACCGGAATTGACACACCTAACAACGCTATAAGTACAAAACTGTTCCAAAGCTCACCGAAACTCAGAATACAATCTGGTTTAATTTTATTCACTTTTCTACGAACAAATAAAAGTGTCTTAAATGTATTCCATACTCTTTGATTATTATTGAATTCAAATTCAGGTTTATGAATATGAATTGAATCTGGTATGGTATAAAAAATTTCTCTGTCGATACCATACAATATTACGTGTAAATCAACCTGGCTTTTTTTTGAAAATGATTTTAAAAGAAGTGAGGTTACTCTTTCCATTCCTCCCGCTTGTAATGAATGGATCATAAAACATATCTTCATATCAAAGACTATACCCCTTAGTAACCTGTACTAATTTCTCAAATAACTGCTCAGCTTCTCTAAGCTTTGGATCTCCAGCTAAGATTGCCTTATACTTCTTCTTTTGGTTTCTCCTGTTTTCATTTGGCAGTGAAGAGATAGCATCTTCTTTCATAGTTTCTTTCCTTTTCATTCTTAGTTTATTTTCCAAAACGATGTCGCGAAGATGCTCCTCTTTTATGGTCTTATTCAATTGTATTGTATTAGCCACTATTTGCAGAACTTTTATCTCATCTGTTTTAATCATCTCAAAATTTAAAAGTGTAATATTATAATGATTGTTTAAAACATACTGATAATATTGTAACCACTCATCCAATAACTGTTGAAGTAATATTTCTACATCAGTAGACAAAGGTGAAACAGAACGATTTTTTTTTGTAAACGCAAGAGAGGTGACGGCATCAATCGGCTTTCTAAAAATAATAATACATGGAACACGACGTGATTTTGCCAGCTTCATGCCAGCTATTGTATGCAAGTGGTGAGCAAAAGAAATATTCTCAAAAACCGAAGAAACAACACTTTTTAAATAGGTGTTTCCTGAACGTGGATACCCATCCAAATATAAATCGTCCTT
Proteins encoded in this region:
- a CDS encoding MraY family glycosyltransferase translates to MEISAIYIIGLCSIIAFLISKTLVPVLLLVSKRKRLFDNGAGHHKLHTGLVPTLGGVAIFTAFMVTFSASSYADDISGFGYFVAASIILFAAGLKDDLIVISPSKKLGAQFLAAALIIFGTGIQFTNLGGVFGAESISPWFGIPLTFFSVIVIINSHNLIDGIDGLGGSIGVLASLFFGYWFYKAGLYHWAAFSFILTGSILGFLWFNFPPAKIFMGDTGSLVIGLYISVLAINFVEHSLTISDVVYWEDAVPVIVAAVLVVPLYDTLRIFIVRMFNGKSPFDADNDHVHHHLMRTGFNHAHIVVFLLAINVIILGSTIILSNYLSNTWLLFSLLTLCVLLFPTNGRKRNFIENFVPNEFGKEEADNETREPLSESDMHSESFLLDEKDKDSQKKVVHEA
- a CDS encoding glycosyltransferase family 2 protein; translated protein: MKVSIITVALNAENTIQDTIDSVKSQTYPDIEYILLDGDSNDATLEIIQKNLDVIDRWISEKDRGIYDAMNKGIQMANGEIIAFLNADDIYAYPDAVNDMVQLFKKKKVDSCYADLVYVSHKNPDNVLRKWKSGRYKNGMFKNGWMPPHPTFLVKKDIYEKYGMFNLELGTAADYEIMLRFLHKHKISVAYLPKTLIKMRTGGVSNESILNRIRANKNDRKAWAINGLKPKFYTPILKPLRKLHQYF
- a CDS encoding glycosyltransferase, with protein sequence MRILQINTVVNTGSTGRITEDIGKQLISEGHTSHIAFGRNERHSQSELIKIGTKADVLWHGLYTRLADRHGFASKKSTVELTQEIDRIKPDAIGLHNLHGYYLNIEVLFNYLKKRQIPLVWTLFDCWSFTGHCAYFTKVGCEKWKTHCKECPQTQSYPKSFYWDNSFRNFSDKQKIFTGHPNTTIVTHSQWLKDLVGKSFLKEYPVKVIPSGIDVSQFRVIKESMNELKLTKGKKVLLGVASIWEERKGLDDFIELYDLLAEEYQIVLIGVTKKQKRQLPSGILGITRTENIQKLTEWYNRADVFLNPTYEDNFPTTNLEALACGTPVITYDTGGSPEAIDSNTGMVVPCGDIKALKKAAEHLSVNKPEMTSACRRRAEELYDCKDRYEEYINLYKSVTYNR
- a CDS encoding glycosyltransferase produces the protein MIHSLQAGGMERVTSLLLKSFSKKSQVDLHVILYGIDREIFYTIPDSIHIHKPEFEFNNNQRVWNTFKTLLFVRRKVNKIKPDCILSFGELWNSFVLIALLGVSIPVFITDRCSPLASYSKFHTFLRKYLYPKSEGIIAQTSKMKEFYSELFNHNNIRVIPNPIETRFNLKKEKSEKVILSVGRLIETKHHDRLINIFKNLNAPGWKLIIVGGNALRQDNYSKLSDQIKEYGLEERVKLTGEVKNVDKYYEKADIFAFTSSSEGFPNVIGEAMASGLPIVSYDCVAGPSDLIVDKENGFLISLFDDDDFIKKLQRLIDNRELRERQGTASRELVKKFSLEKVSQHYFEFITNNK